The following DNA comes from Rhodopseudomonas boonkerdii.
CTTGGCGATGTCGGCCGCGAGCGCCGCCAGCCACCCTGCGCGCACTTCGCCGATCGCATGGTCGATGAGCAGCGAGGAGCCGACCTTGACGACGATCCGGCGGAAGTTTTTGAGCTCAGGGGACGACATGGTGATGCTTTGTTTCGAAACTGAGAAAATTTGTGTCCCGGACGCGATGCGGCGCGTAGTGCCGCTTCGCTGAGCCGGGACCGTTACAAGCTCCGGCGGTTGGTATGGTCCCGGTTCTGCGGAGCAGCGTAAAGGACGCTGCACCGCGCCCGGGACACAGTCCCGTAAATCATCAGGGGACGGTTCTTAACTCTCCATCGGCGCCCATGGCTCCGCCAGCGCGGCGGACTTCGCCTTGTCGGACACCGGCGCTTCGCCGATCACCTCGACCAGAGCGCGCAGCGCCTCGGGCACGCCTTCACCGGTGGCGCCGGAAATCAGCAGCGGCGTCTTCTTCGACGCGCGCTTCACGCGGTCCTTCTGCTTCTTCAGCTCGTCCGGCTCGACGGCGTCGATCTTGTTCAGCGCGACGATCTCGATCTTGTCCGAGAGGTGGCCGGCATAGGCTTCGAGCTCGCCGCGCACGGTCTTGTAGGCCTTGCCCGCGTGTTCACAGGTGGCGTCGATCAGATGCAGTAGCACGCGACAACGCTCGACATGACCGAGAAAGCGGTCGCCGAGGCCGGCGCCTTCATGCGCGCCTTCGATCAGGCCGGGAATGTCGGCCAGCACGAATTCGCGGCCGTCGCTGTTCACGACGCCGAGCTGCGGATGCAGGGTGGTGAAGGGATAGTCGGCGATCTTCGGCCGGGCCGCGGAGACCTTGGACAGGAAGGTCGATTTGCCCGCATTGGGCAGGCCGACGAGACCGGCATCCGCGATGAGCTTCAGCCGCAGCCAGATCCAGCGTTCCTGGCCGGGCTGGCCGGGATTGGCGTTGCGCGGGGCACGGTTGGTCGAGGATTTGAAATGTGCATTGCCGAAGCCGCCATTACCGCCTTCAGCCAGCACGAACTTCTCGCCGAGCTTGGTGAAGTCATGGATCAGCGTTTCCTTGTCTTCGTCGATGATCTGGGTGCCGACAGGCACTTTCAGCGTGATCGACTCGCCATTGGCGCCGTGGCGGTCCTTGCCCATGCCGTTGACGCCTTTCGGCGCCTTGAAGTGCTGCTGATAGCGATAGTCGATCAGCGTATTGAGGCCGTCCACGACCTCGACGATGACATCGCCGCCGCGCCCGCCATTGCCGCCGGAGGGGCCGCCGAATTCAATATACTTCTCGCGGCGGAACGCCACGCAACCGTTTCCGCCGTCGCCGGAGCGAATGTAAACCTTGGCTTCATCGAGGAATTTCATGGCGTATCCGTATCGCAGGGGGGTGTTTGCGGCAACAACTCATCGCCGCCGACAAGGAGGCCGAATGGCTGCCTTGCTGCGGTTTCAATCGCGTCCTAAAGGACAATGGGGAAACGTTAACGATAGTCTCTGCCGCTCCGAAACTCCGGACCCTCATGGTGAGGAGGCGCGTCTTCCGCGCCGTCTCGAACCATGAGCTGGTTAGGCTCCGGAGTTCGCAGCCATCCTTCGAGACGCGGCCTGTGGCCGCTCCTCAGGATGAGGGACTGAGAGGGTTCTAATAAAGGCGCATATGGGCATGTTTGCGACCATTTCGACCGCAGCGGACAATCGCGCCGCCCGGATAGCCGGTATCGGCCTGATGCTGGCCGGCATCGGCATGTTCTCCTGCGGCGATGCCATCGGCAAATATCTGGTTTCGACCTATTCGGTCGGGCAATTGATGTTCCTGCGTGCCATCGCGGCGCTGACGCTGCTGGCGCCGATGATCTGGCGGCACCGCGGCGACTTCCTGTCGCTGGACCGGCCGGGTTTGCAATTTCTGCGCGTGATGCTGTCCACGCTGGAGGTCGCGGCCTTCTTCTGGGCTGCCGCCTATCTGCCGCTGGCGGACGTCATTACCTACTATCTGGCCTGTCCTATTTTCGTCACCGCGGGTTCGGCGATCTTTCTGCGCGAACCGGTGGGCTGGCGGCGCTGGAGCGCGGTGTGTGTCGGTTTCATCGGCGTGATCATCGCGTTGAAACCGTCGGCACAGATGGTGACCTGGCCGGCGCTGATCGCGCTCGGCGGCAGCCTCTCCTTTGCAGCGCTGATGCTGATCACGCGATCGCTGCGGTCGGCGCCGGATGTGGTGCTGGCGACCACGCAATTCATCGGCACCTTTACCTTCGGGGCGGTGCTGACGACCTTCGGCTGGGTTACGCCGGGTGCTGCCGACCTCGGCCTGTTCTTTCTGGCCGGCATTGTTTCGATCGCGGCGCTGTTGTGCGTGAACCGCTCGTTGAAGCTCGCGCCGGCGAGTGTAGTGGTGCCATATCAATATACGATGATCATCTGGGCGGTGATCTTCGGCTATCTGGTATTCGATGAACTGCCGTCGATTGCCACGCTGATCGGCGCGGCGATCATCATCGCGGCGGGTCTCTATATTTTCCTGCGCGAGCAGAGGCTCGGCAAGATCGCCGACGAAGTGCCGCCGGCGGTGTGAGCGTTGCCTTCTTCACTCTCCCACAAGGGGAGAGGGAAGAAGGAGAGCGGCCATCACCTCCGCGTCGAGCTCGCCCAGTTCTTCAGCGAGCTCCACACGCCCCGCGTCAGCTTGAAGCAATCCACCGGCGTGGACGAACCGATCGCTTCGAAACGATGCAGCTGCACGCCGGTCCACTGGAAGCCGCACTTTTCGAGAATGTTGCGCGACGCCGGATTGGCGACGCGGGCACCGGCGATCAATTGATCGATGGTGAACTCCTCGAATGTGTAGTCGATCGTCGCGCGCGCCGCCTCGGTCGCGTAACCGCGCCCCCAGTGGTCGACACCCAGCCAGTAGCCGAGTTCCGGTGCATCCGGCTCGCGCCAGTCGATGCCGACCATACCGATCGGGCGATAGTCGAGCTCGATCAGGAACACGGCATCGGTAGCGGTCTCGTCATGCAGCGAGCCGACGAACTGCTCCGCATCGCTCTGCGAATAGGGATGCGGCAGCCGGCGGGTGTTCTCGGCAATGCGGCGGTCATTGGCGAGTTCGGTCACCGCGATGGCGTCGGCCATCACGGGCTTGCGCAAGGTCAGGCGCTGCGTTTGCAGAACAGCGGGTCTGTTCTCAACCAGGCGAGGTGTCGGAATATCCTGCAGCATTGTCGGCTCCTGCAGTGCGCCCCGAAGCGACGCACCAAACGAAAAAGGGAGGCCGGTTTCCCGCCTCCCCTCTGGAGCCCAATTCTGGCACTCCGCCGGTTCAACAGGACCCGGCGGACTCCATGTGAGTGTCCACCGTTTATTCGGCCGCGGCCTGGGTGATCGGAAGTACCGACACGAAGGTGCGACCATTGGCTTTGGCTTTAAACTCCACGCGGCCTTCCACCTTGGCGAACAGGGTATGATCCGTGCCCATGCCGACATTAAGGCCGGGGTGCCAGGTGGTGCCGCGCTGACGCGCAATGATGTTGCCGGGAATCACGCGTTCGCCGCCGAAAGCCTTGATGCCAAGGCGCTTGCCAGCTGAATCGCGGCCGTTGCGCGATGAACCGCCTGCTTTTTTATGAGCCATAGCTCGTCTCCGATCTCGATCGATTCAAAGATCAATTCCTCGAAGGAATTGTCTCACGGATTTTCAAATTTGCGCAGCGGATAATTCCGCTGCTGCAGCGATTCTATTTACTCGGCCGCTTCGGCCGGAGCGGCCTTCGGGGCTGCAGCCTTCTTCGGGCGCGGGCCCTTGGTCGGTGCCTTGCCATCGGCGAGGATCTCGCTGATGCGGACGAGGGTCAGCTCGTCACGATAACCACGCTTGCGCTTCGAGTGCTTGCGGCGGCGCTTCTTGAAAGCGATGACCTTGGGGCCGCGCTTGTGGTCGAGAATTTCAACCGCAACGCTGGCGCCAGCAACGGTCGGCACGCCGAGCACGGGCGTATCGCCACCGAGCACGAGCACTTCACCAAGCTGCACGATCGTGCCGGCTTCGCCAGCGATCTTGCCAATCTCAAGTACATCATCCGGAACAACGCGGTACTGCCGGCCGCCGGTTTTGATGACTGCGAACATCGTTCTATTCCTTCGTGTTCGATCCCGTCCTCGAATTGCTCCGGGACGGCTTCTTGTTCAGTCGATAAGGGTTTGGTGTTTTTGGGCTTTTCGATCGACATTGCGATCCCGCACAAAAACAATCGGCGCGAGACGGAGCTTGCGCCGAAGGGTGCTTTATAGAGGGGGATTGCGGAGAGTCAACAACTCCAAGCCGGAAAACTAGCCAAAAACAGGGTCTTGGCCTGTCCCCGTCATTGCGAGGAGCGCAGCGACGAAGCAATCCAGTCTTCAGCTTGTGGCCCTGGATTGCTTCGCTCTGACGGCTGATGGGTCTACGACGCCAGGCTGCGCATTTCCTTGATCAGGTCCGACTTGCCCTCAAAACCGATGCCCGGCAGTTCCGGCATCACGATATGGCCGTTCTCGACCTTCACGCCATCCGGGAAGCCGCCATAGGGCTGGAACAGGTCTGGGTACGACTCATTGCCACCGAGGCCGAGGCCAGCGGCGATGTTCAGCGACATCTGGTGCCCGCCATGGGGGATGCAGCGGGTCCAGGACCAGCCGTAATTCTTCAGCATTTCCAACGTCCTGAGATATTCAACCAGGCCGTAGGAAAGGGCGCAGTCGAATTGCAGCCAGTCGCGGTCCTTGCGCATGCCGCCATAGCGGATGAGGTTGCGGGCGTCCTGCATGGAGAACAGGTTTTCGCCGGTCGCCATCGGCTTCGGATAATGCTCGGCGAGCTTGTCCTGCAGCTCGTAATCGAGCGGGTCGCCGGCTTCCTCGTACCAGAAAAGATCGTATTCTTTCAAAGCCTTAGCGTAATCGATGGCGGTCGCGAGATCGAACCGGCCATTGGCATCGACGGCCAGCTGGGCACCCGAGGGCAGCAGCTTCAATACGTGTTCGATACGCTTGAGGTCTTCGGCCAGCGAGGCGCCGCCGATCTTCATCTTCACGACATTGTAGCCGCGGTCCAAATAGCCTTTCATTTCAGTGGCTAAGCCTTCGAGGCCTTTGCCGGGATAATAATAGCCTCCGGCCGCATAGACGAACACTTTGGGGTTCGCCGTGGTGCCGTAACGCTCTGACAACAAACGGAAAAGCGGCTTGCCCGCGATCTTGGCGACGGCGTCCCAGACCGCCATGTCGATGGTGCCGATGGCCACCGAGCGCTCGCCGTGGCCGCCGGGCTTTTCATTGGTGAACATGGTCGCCCACACCTTGTGGGGGTCGATGTTTTCACCAGTCGAATCAATGAGATCGTCCGGCTTGGCATCGACGATGCGGGGCGCGAAACGTTCACGGATCAGGCCGCCCTGGCCGTAGCGGCCGTTGGAATTGAAGCCGTAGCCGATCACGGGCTTGCCGTCGCGGATCACATCGGTGACCACGGCGACCAGGCTCAGCGTCATTTTACTGAAGTCGATGAAGGCGTTAGCGATGGGGGAGGCAATCGGAGCGGTGCGCTCCCGGACTTCGACAATGCGCATGGAATTTCCTCGATTTCGCGTTTTCGCGTGCGGCGACACAGCGGCCGTCTCGTGGCAGGCCTGAGGCAATACGCCGGTCTCAGCCATCTCTGAAA
Coding sequences within:
- the rplU gene encoding 50S ribosomal protein L21 is translated as MFAVIKTGGRQYRVVPDDVLEIGKIAGEAGTIVQLGEVLVLGGDTPVLGVPTVAGASVAVEILDHKRGPKVIAFKKRRRKHSKRKRGYRDELTLVRISEILADGKAPTKGPRPKKAAAPKAAPAEAAE
- a CDS encoding GNAT family N-acetyltransferase, with the protein product MLQDIPTPRLVENRPAVLQTQRLTLRKPVMADAIAVTELANDRRIAENTRRLPHPYSQSDAEQFVGSLHDETATDAVFLIELDYRPIGMVGIDWREPDAPELGYWLGVDHWGRGYATEAARATIDYTFEEFTIDQLIAGARVANPASRNILEKCGFQWTGVQLHRFEAIGSSTPVDCFKLTRGVWSSLKNWASSTRR
- the rpmA gene encoding 50S ribosomal protein L27 — encoded protein: MAHKKAGGSSRNGRDSAGKRLGIKAFGGERVIPGNIIARQRGTTWHPGLNVGMGTDHTLFAKVEGRVEFKAKANGRTFVSVLPITQAAAE
- a CDS encoding mandelate racemase/muconate lactonizing enzyme family protein; translation: MRIVEVRERTAPIASPIANAFIDFSKMTLSLVAVVTDVIRDGKPVIGYGFNSNGRYGQGGLIRERFAPRIVDAKPDDLIDSTGENIDPHKVWATMFTNEKPGGHGERSVAIGTIDMAVWDAVAKIAGKPLFRLLSERYGTTANPKVFVYAAGGYYYPGKGLEGLATEMKGYLDRGYNVVKMKIGGASLAEDLKRIEHVLKLLPSGAQLAVDANGRFDLATAIDYAKALKEYDLFWYEEAGDPLDYELQDKLAEHYPKPMATGENLFSMQDARNLIRYGGMRKDRDWLQFDCALSYGLVEYLRTLEMLKNYGWSWTRCIPHGGHQMSLNIAAGLGLGGNESYPDLFQPYGGFPDGVKVENGHIVMPELPGIGFEGKSDLIKEMRSLAS
- a CDS encoding DMT family transporter, coding for MGMFATISTAADNRAARIAGIGLMLAGIGMFSCGDAIGKYLVSTYSVGQLMFLRAIAALTLLAPMIWRHRGDFLSLDRPGLQFLRVMLSTLEVAAFFWAAAYLPLADVITYYLACPIFVTAGSAIFLREPVGWRRWSAVCVGFIGVIIALKPSAQMVTWPALIALGGSLSFAALMLITRSLRSAPDVVLATTQFIGTFTFGAVLTTFGWVTPGAADLGLFFLAGIVSIAALLCVNRSLKLAPASVVVPYQYTMIIWAVIFGYLVFDELPSIATLIGAAIIIAAGLYIFLREQRLGKIADEVPPAV
- the obgE gene encoding GTPase ObgE, with the protein product MKFLDEAKVYIRSGDGGNGCVAFRREKYIEFGGPSGGNGGRGGDVIVEVVDGLNTLIDYRYQQHFKAPKGVNGMGKDRHGANGESITLKVPVGTQIIDEDKETLIHDFTKLGEKFVLAEGGNGGFGNAHFKSSTNRAPRNANPGQPGQERWIWLRLKLIADAGLVGLPNAGKSTFLSKVSAARPKIADYPFTTLHPQLGVVNSDGREFVLADIPGLIEGAHEGAGLGDRFLGHVERCRVLLHLIDATCEHAGKAYKTVRGELEAYAGHLSDKIEIVALNKIDAVEPDELKKQKDRVKRASKKTPLLISGATGEGVPEALRALVEVIGEAPVSDKAKSAALAEPWAPMES